Below is a genomic region from Microcoleus sp. FACHB-672.
TATGGACACTATCCCCCAATCTATATTTTGGAAAGATAAAAATTCAGTTTATTTGGGTTGTAATCGTAACTTTGCCCAAGCTGCCGGTTTCAACACACCAGAGGACATTATTGGTAAGACAGATTACAACTTACCCTGGAAACAAGAAGAGACAGAATTTTACCGCGAGTCTGATCGCCGAGTCATGGAGACAGATACCTCTGACTATCATAGGATTGAAAGCTTCCGACAAGCGGATGGCAAAGAAATATGGCTCGACACAAATAAAATTCCCCTCCATGATTCTGAAGGCAATGTCGTCGGCATCCTGGGCACATTTGAAGATATCACAGAGCGCAAACAAGCTGAGTCAGCGCTTTTGCAAAGCGAAAGTAAAAATCGCGTGCTGCTTAATGCTATTCCCGATTTAATGTTTTCCATTAATAAAGAAGGTATTTTTCTAGACTACAAGCCGGCGAAAGACATTAAACTTTTAGTATCGGCTCAAGAATTTATCGGCAAAAGTGCGTGGGAAGTGCTGCCGGCAGAGATGGCTGAGCAAACGATGCACTATATTCAGCAAACCCTGCGTACCGGCGATCCTCAAGTTTTTGAGTATCGAATGACACTGGATGGCGAATTGCACAATTACGAAGTGCGAATGGTTGTTAGTAAAGAATCAGAAGTTATTAGCATTATCCGCGACATTACCGCCGCCAAACAGGCAGAAGCCGGTTTAAAACAAGCAAAAGAAGAGTTAGAAAAAAGTTACAGCCTTTTATATGCCGTAATGGATGGAACATCAGACCCTATCTTTGTCAAGGATATTCAGGGCCGATATCTGATGCTAAACCGCGCTTTTATGCAGCTTTTTGGCAAAGATTCTGTGGAAGAGGTTATCGGTAAAGATGACACAGAGATATTGCCGGCAGAAATAGCGCGTCAAATCAGGGAAACAGATCGGCGCATCATGAGAGCCGGTCAAACTCAAACCCTTGAAGAAGTTGTTATCGGAAGTGATAATATCGCCAGAACTTATTTATCAACAAAAACCGCATACCGCGATCCTCAAGGAAACATCATCGGTCTCATAGGAATCTCGCGAGACATTAGCGAACGCAAACAGGTAGAAGAAGCTTTAACTAAAGAACGAGAGTTTTTAAACGCATTGCTAGATAACCTGGCAGACGGTATTGTTGCTTGTGATGCCAATGGAATTTTGACCCTGTTTAATCGAGCCACAAAAGAGTTTCACGGGTTGCCCCAACAACCCATTCCTTCAGAACAATGGGCGCAACACTTTGATTTGTATCGCTCTGATGGGAAGACACCGATGCAAAAAGAAGAGATCCCCCTATTTCGAGCGTTGCAAGGAGAGGTGGTTCGGAATACAGAAATGGTAATTTCCCCAAAAAAAGGAAAAGCCCGCACCCTACTTGCGAACGGACAAGCAATCTTTGATGGCAATGGCAAAAAATTGGGTGCCGTTTTGGCAATGCAAGATGTCACCGAACGCCAACAAGCAGAGGACGCTCTCAAAAGAGCCAATGAAGAGTTAGAAATCCGCGTCGAAGAGCGTACCGCAGCTTTAAAAAAGGCGGTTGAACGATTGCAAAATGAAATGATTGAGCGTCAGCAAATTGAAGCAGCTCTACGGCAGAGTGAAGCACGGTTTCGGGTTGCTGCTGAGGGAAGTTTTGACGCTTTCTACGTCTTTAAGAGTGTACGCGACGAGGCGGGAAATATTATTGATTTTAAATTCGTCGATCTCAACTCCCAAGGTGCGAAGTTAATTTCGCGATCTAAGGAAGAAGTGATTGGCGCTCAGCTATGTGAGTTGTTTCCCTTCAATCGCACTGAAGGTTTTTTTGATAAGTATAAGCGTGTAGTGGAAACCGGCATTGCTTTAGAAGAAGAGTTTGCCATCTCAGCGCCAGGAGTCGCTGCCTCATGGCTTCGCCATCAAGTTATTCCCCTCGGTGACGGCATCGCAATTACTTCTAGCGATATTAGTGATCGCAAGCAAGCAGAAGAGGCGCTGAAAGAGAGCGAAGCGCGGCTACAGGCGATTTTGGATAACTCTCCATTGTGTATGTATGTCAAGGATTTAGAGGGTAGATATCTTTTGGTTAACCGGCAGCATGAAACTTTGTTTCACTTTGATCGCGAGCAGATTAAAGGCAAAAATGATTACGAAATCTTCCCCGCTGAATTGGCGGAAGCATTTCGGGCGAATGATCGGCAGGTTCTTGCAGCTGGAGCTGCTTTGCAGTCGGAAGAAGAGGCGCTTCATGACGATGGTTTGCATACATACATTTCGATTAAGTTTCCGCTTTGCGACACTGCCGGTGTCCTTTATGCAATCTGTGGCATCTCGGCTGATATCACTGATCGTAAGCAGGCTGAGGCCGCAATACGCCAGAGTGAGGAGCGCTATCGCTCTTTGATCCTCGCAACTTCGCAGATTGTCTGGACAACAGATGCAGAAGGACAAGTGATTGATATCCCTAATTGGAGAGCTTACACAGGTCAAACTGTAGAAGAAGTCAAAGGCTTCGGTTGGGTGGATGCACTTCACCCGGAAGATCGGGAAAGATCGGCACTGGTTTGGCAAAATGCAGTTCGCAACAACAGTCTTTATGAAGTCGAGTACCGCATCCGAGCGATGGATGGCAGCTATCGCTACTTTTGTGCCAGAGGTGTTCCCGTCTTAGCAGAAGACGGTAGCATCCGCGAATGGGTTGGCACCTGTTCTGACATTCACGAGGGCAAACAAGCGGAAGCAGCCTTACGAGAGACAGCTGCAGAGTTGGCGCGTTCTGAGACAGAACTGAGACAAAAAACCGGCATCTTGCAACTGGTACTTGATAGCATGGGCGAAGGTGTGATAGTTGCCGATAACACTGGGCAGTTGTTGCTGATCAACCCGGCTGCCGAAGAAATATTCGGTTTAGGGGACAAAAATGCTGCTCCCGATCAATGGTCGGATCAGCACGGGCTATTTTTACCGGATATGCGGACTCCCTACCCTCCTGCAGATTTACCCCTGGTAAGGGCGAGCCAAGGGGTCGCTGTTGACGATGCGGAAATGTTTGTGCGCCATTCAAGTCAGCCGCAGGGCGTTTGGGTGAAAATCAACGGCAGAGCGCTCAAGGATGAAACCGGCTCGCTTATGGGCGGTGTGATTGTTTGTCGTAATGTTACGGCGGACAAGCAAGTACAAGAACGCCTGCTAGAGCAAGCACAGCGGCAAAACTTGCTAAACCGGCTGGCTAATCAAATCCGTAATTCCTTGGATTTAGATACGATTTTGGAAACTGCGGTACAAGAAATTCGCAACTTGTTACAGCTTGATCGCTGTAGTTTCACTTGGTGCCGGCTTGCTGCCGGTGATGCCGGTGTTGCTGAGAAAATGTGGGAGATTGCTAAAGAAGCAAATTTACCCCACTTGCCCAGTTTTCTGGGGACATACCCGATCAACCCAGGAGATCCGATTATCGAGCGGGTAATGAACCTCCAAGCCATTCGGATTGATGATACTCTAAATTCCCTCGATCCTTTAGAGCGTGACTATTACCAGGGTTGGGGGGCAAGATCGCTGATTATCCTGCCGATTCAAACGCTTAGCGGTGATATTGGCGTGTTTAGCTGTGTTCAGGAAAGCGAGGTGCGCTCTTGGCGGGAGTGGGAAGTGGAACTGCTGCAGGCTGTCACTGCCCAATTGGAGATCGCGATCGATCAAGCCGAGCTTTATGCTCAAAGCTGTGCCAGAGCTGAACAGTTAGAGCAAGCGTTTAAGGAGCTGAAATCAACTCAAACTCAACTGATTCAGAGTGAAAAAATGTCGAGTTTGGGGCAGATGGTTGCCGGTGTGGCACATGAAATTAATAACCCGGTTAACTTTATTCACGGCAACATTACTCACGCAAATCAGTATGCTGAAGAACTGCTGCATCTGATTGAGCTTTACCAGCAATACTATCCAGAGCCGGTGCCGGCAATCCAAGCCGAAATTGAAGCGGTTGAACTCGATTTTTTAATTGAAGACTTTCCTAAATTGCTTTCTTCAATGAAGGTAGGAACTGAGCGCATCCGCAATATTGTACTGAGCTTGAGAAACTTCTCCCGTCTGGATGAAGCAGACATGAAAAAGGTAGATATTCATGAAGGTGTTGATAACACGCTGATGATCTTGCAAAATCGCCTGAAAGCTAAGCCGGATCGTCCGGGTATCAAAGTTATTAAAGAGTACGCCAATTTACCACTGGTGGAATGTTATGCCGGCCAGTTGAATCAAGTATTTATGAATATCCTCACGAATGCGATTGATGCGATTGACGAGTTAAATAAACAGCGATCAATTGAAGAAATCGAAAACAATCCCAGTACCATCCGAATTTGCACAGAGGTGGTTAAGAATTTATCCCTCAATGCTGACTCTGAAAACTTAGCCGTGAAGGACAAACAATTTGTTGCAATCCGCATTGCTGACAGTGGAATTGGCCTAACACAGGAAGTACAAGCTCGATTATTCGATCCATTTTTTACCACGAAACCTGTGGGTTCCGGTACAGGTTTGGGAATGTCGATCAGCTACCAAATTATTGAGAAGCATGGCGGTCAATTGAAGTGTGTTTCACAAGTCGGTCAGGGAGCGGAGTTTTTGATAGAAATTCCAATTAAGCCAGAAAATAAATAGCTGCTTTTCCAACCGACATTGAAGTTTCCATTCTTTTATCGGTAACAAAATTCCTGTTGATATAAATCGTTCTCTAATCGGCTGCTTTTAATTGCCTCATTGCCAGTTCCAAATTATCTATCATTTGCCGGCGCGGAAACTTCCTAGTCAAATTTCCCTTACACTCCTCCCATTCGCAAGTCCAGTTCCTGAAAACTCACTTAAAATGATGGAATCAGCGGGTTTTACTTGACATCAGGCACCATCATGGCTTATCAATGCAACTTAGACGCCGGCCAACAGATTATCATCGACAATCAGGGAGAGCAGACGGCGATCTCTCTGACGAGCAGTGGATCTGGACAGCAGCAAAGTCAGCGCACTAGCTTTACCACCGGCACTTGGACTTCACCCCCTGTTTTGTTCCGCACCTCCGCCGGCTTTGTCTTGCAATTAACGACTGCACAAGGTGATCGATTTGTCAAGATACAAGGCAGCAGTATGGGCTTGATGAGTGCGGCACCGGCTTTAACGGAAGCGGAAGCGTTGCCAATGCAGCCGGCAGAAGCTTCTACACAGCAGCCGGTGGAATCGATGAAGCCGATGGAACCGATGAAGCCAATGGAACCCATGAAGATGGGAAACATGGAGATGGCGATGAAACCGATGGAGATGCGGATGGGTGATATGCAAATGAGTATGGGAAAATCGGCAGCAGGGGATACCGGCAAGCGCTTTTGTTCGCAATGTGGCACCGGCGTCAGTTCGAGTGATCGCTTCTGCGCTAACTGCGGACACGGCTTGGTTTAATTTTAGATAGGCAGATTCTCAGGAATCAGTTGATAACTGAGGTAATAATTTTGGCTACATTTAAACTCTAAAATCTGAAATCTAACGTTTTTTGTTTTATGTCTATTAAGGTTGCTTTAAATCATTTAACTACCTATCGATTTGAGCGACCTGTGTTTTTGGGTCCGCATATCGTGCGGCTGCGACCGGCTCCTCGCTGTTATATGCCGGTGAAAAATTATTCTTTTAAAGTTCATACCCCAGAACACAGCCTTTATTGGCAGCAAGATCCTTACGGAAACTTTTTAGCGCGGCTAATATTTCCCCAAGCTACCACTGAAATTAAACTAGAAGTTGATCTAATTGCAGAAATTCAGTCTATCAACCCATTTAATTTTTTGGTAGAACCGGATGCGGAAACTTATCCCTTTACTTATGACCGGCAACTGGCAAAGGAACTGATTCCATTTTTAGAAATTGCAGAATCCGGGCCACTATTGCAAGAATGGATCGCAACTATTAGCCGGCAAGAAACAGCGATAACCGATTTTATCGTCTCACTCAATCAGCATTTACAACAAGAAATTACCTATTCTCTGCGGTTAGAACCCGGTATCCAATCATGTGAAGAAACCCTGAGCAAAAAAATGGGTTCCTGCCGAGACACCGGCTGGTTGTTAGTACAAGTTTTGCGTCATTGTGGGCTTGCGGCGCGGTTTGTATCGGGCTATCTCATTCAGTTAGTGCCAGAGGGAAATCCTCCAGATGGGCCAAAAGTCGATAGTGCCGCTTTGCACGCTTGGGCGGAAGTTTACTTGCCGGGTGCCGGTTGGGTGGGTTTAGATCCCACTTCCGGGTTATTAGCGGCAGAGGGTCATATTCCCCTCGCTTGTACCGCTGATCCTGAAAGGGCGGCACCTGTAACCGGCTCAACAGAAGCTTGCGAGACTCATCTAGATTATTCCTTAACTGTTTCTCGGCTTAATTAAGGGGATGCCGGTGAGGCAAGTTTATTGCTACTGCTATAATTAGGGACTCTCTGACGAATGCGCGATAACATATTTTAATGTACTGGCAACAACTGACGTCTGGCACCAAAACCGGACGATATTTGCAGTTGCCCTGCAGGCAGAATGTTAGAGAAACGAGACGAGTTGGGAAAAATTTGTGCTTGATATAAAGCAAATTCGGGAAAATCCACAAGCTGTTCAGGATCGCCTCAACCGGCGCGGCGGAAATTACGATTTACAGCCGATTTTGCAGCTAGACGCACAGCAGCGGGAACTGGAAACAAAACTATCGCAGCTGAATGCCCGTAGCAATGAAATTGGGAAATTGGTTGGGCAAAAAATGAAAGCCGGTGCCAAACCCAACGATCCTGAAATTGTCGCCTTAAAAGAAGAAGGCAACGAACTTAAAACCCAGGTGGGAGAATTTGAACCGCAGGCAAAACAGTTAATCGCAGAAATAAGCGCTCAACTGCTATCTTTTCCCAACTTACCTAGCGACTCAACACCGATAGGCAAGAGTGAGGAAGAAAATGTAGAAGTGCGCCGTTGGGGTGATGAATATATCCCTCAAAACACAAATATTTTGCCTCATTGGGAAATTGGGGAAAAGTTAGGAATTCTCAACTTTGAGCGTTCGGTAAAAGTCGCGCAAAGCCGGTTTGTGACGCTGATTGGTGCCGGCGCTGCTTTGGAACGGGCGCTAATTAGTTTTATGCTAGATAGGCAAATTCAAGCCGGCTATGTTGAAGTAATGCCGCCGGTTTTGGTTAATTCAGACGCGCTTACCGGCACCGGACAATTGCCGAAATTTGCGGATGAAAGTTTTAAATGCGCTAACGATGATTTATGGTTAGTACCGACTGCTGAAGTGCCAATAACGAACCTCTATCGAGATGAAGTTCTCACAGCAGAATCGTTACCCATTTATCACTGTGCCTATACACCGTGTTTTCGTCGGGAAGCCGGCAGCTATGGCAAGGATACACGGGGATTGATCAGATTGCATCAATTTAATAAAGTTGAACTGGTGAAATTTGTTCATCCTGATACTTCAGAAGAAGAACATCAAAATCTTGTGCGCGATGCGGAAGCAATTTTGCAAGCCTTAAAGTTACCTTATCGCATTTTAGAGTTATGCAGTGGCGATATCGGTTTCTCGGCAGCAAGATGCTATGACTTAGAAGTGTGGTTGCCTTCTGCCGGCAAATACCGTGAAATCTCAAGTTGTTCTAATTGCTGGGACTTCCAAGCCAGACGTGCCGGTATTCGTTTTAAGGAAGCCGGTAAGAAAGGCACTCAATTTGTCCACACGCTTAACGGTTCCGGTTTAGCAATTGGGCGTACAATGTCTGCAATTCTGGAAAACTATCAGCAATCAGACGGCACAATTCGCATCCCCGAAGTCTTGCAACCTTACCTACATCGTGAAGTGCTGTAAGATTCCTTTAATATTATTTCATTACCAAGTTCAGCTTGGAAAGTTTAGGAGGTTTTGCCTCCTTTTTTATGCAAAAATTATTTTTAAATACCAATTTAACCCAAATATGTTGAGTTTGAAACTTTAGAGGCAAAGTATCAGCTTACAAAATCTCGATTCTCACCCAAATATTAATCCGCTGAGGCTTCACCCTCCCCTTTTCACCCAAATAATGTTGTAGGGGAATCACTTCCCTCTCAGGAATAGAGAAGTCTCCACCGGCAGGTGATCAGAACCGACAGCGTGTAAAACTTCGGTATCCTGAGAAATCCAATCTTTGGAATACCAAATATAATCAATTCTAAATAAGGGTAAATTTAATTTCCACTGAAACTTTTTCACAAGAACACGGATATCCCAACCATGTGGCCATGTAAAGCCAAACCCCAATCCTGAAGCTAAAAATGAATCCTTAAGAATTTTTTTGATTGAATGATAGTCCTGAGATTGATCCGTCATATTAAAATCGCCGGCAACAATCATCGGCAAACTTTCTTTCTGGAGTCGTTGCACTAAATCTTTGGTTTCTGCAGTTCGAGCGTAATGCACATAAGCCGGCATATAGAATAATGAGAAAGTTTTCCGAATTTGAATCCAAGGCGAGGTGAGTTGAATATTGTAAATGACGATATCTTGCTGATTGACTCGAATAATTGCTCGTTGTTGAAATTGTTTATGTCCAGCTAGGTGAAGACGTTCAGCGAATTGTATCGGATATTTACTGAACAAGCTAATACTTGGAGCACTGGCATGATAGGGATAAGCAAGTTTTAAGGTAGGAAACGTTTTCTGTTCATGCTTTTCGGTTGTTTCTTGCAAAAATAATAAATCAGGTTTTTGTTGTTCAATTAAAGTAATGATGTCTTGGGAGCTTGTTCTATTCCAATAGTTGTTAAAAGTTAAAACTTTAATAGGTGTTTGGAAGGCGGCAACATTAACTGATTCTGGAGAAGCATAATTGACATACAACCAACTAAGCAGCCAAATGCAAGCAATAGAAGAAAAAATAAAAAATCTGCGTTTTTTTACAAGCAAAGCCCAAATTGGCAAAAGAAAAGTCGGCAAAAGAATCAAAGGAATCATAATGCCAATCAAGGCAATGACTGAAGAACCATCCCATAATAGAAATCTGAAAATAAAATAGGAAATAATAAAGAGTGAATAAGCATAAACAAGCAATTGAATCAGTCTTTTAAATAATTGACAAGGTTTAAAGTTAAAGCTAGGGATTTTTTTCATAAAAACTGTGTGGAGACTAGATAAGAGCCGGCAAGACGGACAAAACCCCCACAATGCTAGCAAAGACGCTGGCGATGACAAGTCAAAGGAATGCACCCCAACGCACCCAGGCAGAGCAATTTGAGGGGTATTCAAATCGGCATATCCTAGAGCTTGGTGCGGCGCTGAAGCTTCCCCACAACGTAGAATAGAAAAAAGTCAAGCCCGGAATTTCACTTTTATTACTTCATGCCAGTCTTCGCAGTAATCGCAGTTCTAGCCCTCC
It encodes:
- a CDS encoding endonuclease/exonuclease/phosphatase family protein; this encodes MKKIPSFNFKPCQLFKRLIQLLVYAYSLFIISYFIFRFLLWDGSSVIALIGIMIPLILLPTFLLPIWALLVKKRRFFIFSSIACIWLLSWLYVNYASPESVNVAAFQTPIKVLTFNNYWNRTSSQDIITLIEQQKPDLLFLQETTEKHEQKTFPTLKLAYPYHASAPSISLFSKYPIQFAERLHLAGHKQFQQRAIIRVNQQDIVIYNIQLTSPWIQIRKTFSLFYMPAYVHYARTAETKDLVQRLQKESLPMIVAGDFNMTDQSQDYHSIKKILKDSFLASGLGFGFTWPHGWDIRVLVKKFQWKLNLPLFRIDYIWYSKDWISQDTEVLHAVGSDHLPVETSLFLRGK
- a CDS encoding PAS domain-containing protein, which codes for MQEVLQRFFSSSPFIPHGHCYLWKPDLVSLHLVSDLLTALAYFFVAGAIVYFTRNRQDLPTKTIALLTGTFFVFSGCGTTHLMDVFTLWHPVYWVSGTIKFLNATWSSYAFAFLLVPLIPLALDAPSPAQLEAANRQLQAEMTERRRIDEQLQKSQEVLQLVMDTIPQSIFWKDKNSVYLGCNRNFAQAAGFNTPEDIIGKTDYNLPWKQEETEFYRESDRRVMETDTSDYHRIESFRQADGKEIWLDTNKIPLHDSEGNVVGILGTFEDITERKQAESALLQSESKNRVLLNAIPDLMFSINKEGIFLDYKPAKDIKLLVSAQEFIGKSAWEVLPAEMAEQTMHYIQQTLRTGDPQVFEYRMTLDGELHNYEVRMVVSKESEVISIIRDITAAKQAEAGLKQAKEELEKSYSLLYAVMDGTSDPIFVKDIQGRYLMLNRAFMQLFGKDSVEEVIGKDDTEILPAEIARQIRETDRRIMRAGQTQTLEEVVIGSDNIARTYLSTKTAYRDPQGNIIGLIGISRDISERKQVEEALTKEREFLNALLDNLADGIVACDANGILTLFNRATKEFHGLPQQPIPSEQWAQHFDLYRSDGKTPMQKEEIPLFRALQGEVVRNTEMVISPKKGKARTLLANGQAIFDGNGKKLGAVLAMQDVTERQQAEDALKRANEELEIRVEERTAALKKAVERLQNEMIERQQIEAALRQSEARFRVAAEGSFDAFYVFKSVRDEAGNIIDFKFVDLNSQGAKLISRSKEEVIGAQLCELFPFNRTEGFFDKYKRVVETGIALEEEFAISAPGVAASWLRHQVIPLGDGIAITSSDISDRKQAEEALKESEARLQAILDNSPLCMYVKDLEGRYLLVNRQHETLFHFDREQIKGKNDYEIFPAELAEAFRANDRQVLAAGAALQSEEEALHDDGLHTYISIKFPLCDTAGVLYAICGISADITDRKQAEAAIRQSEERYRSLILATSQIVWTTDAEGQVIDIPNWRAYTGQTVEEVKGFGWVDALHPEDRERSALVWQNAVRNNSLYEVEYRIRAMDGSYRYFCARGVPVLAEDGSIREWVGTCSDIHEGKQAEAALRETAAELARSETELRQKTGILQLVLDSMGEGVIVADNTGQLLLINPAAEEIFGLGDKNAAPDQWSDQHGLFLPDMRTPYPPADLPLVRASQGVAVDDAEMFVRHSSQPQGVWVKINGRALKDETGSLMGGVIVCRNVTADKQVQERLLEQAQRQNLLNRLANQIRNSLDLDTILETAVQEIRNLLQLDRCSFTWCRLAAGDAGVAEKMWEIAKEANLPHLPSFLGTYPINPGDPIIERVMNLQAIRIDDTLNSLDPLERDYYQGWGARSLIILPIQTLSGDIGVFSCVQESEVRSWREWEVELLQAVTAQLEIAIDQAELYAQSCARAEQLEQAFKELKSTQTQLIQSEKMSSLGQMVAGVAHEINNPVNFIHGNITHANQYAEELLHLIELYQQYYPEPVPAIQAEIEAVELDFLIEDFPKLLSSMKVGTERIRNIVLSLRNFSRLDEADMKKVDIHEGVDNTLMILQNRLKAKPDRPGIKVIKEYANLPLVECYAGQLNQVFMNILTNAIDAIDELNKQRSIEEIENNPSTIRICTEVVKNLSLNADSENLAVKDKQFVAIRIADSGIGLTQEVQARLFDPFFTTKPVGSGTGLGMSISYQIIEKHGGQLKCVSQVGQGAEFLIEIPIKPENK
- the serS gene encoding serine--tRNA ligase, encoding MLDIKQIRENPQAVQDRLNRRGGNYDLQPILQLDAQQRELETKLSQLNARSNEIGKLVGQKMKAGAKPNDPEIVALKEEGNELKTQVGEFEPQAKQLIAEISAQLLSFPNLPSDSTPIGKSEEENVEVRRWGDEYIPQNTNILPHWEIGEKLGILNFERSVKVAQSRFVTLIGAGAALERALISFMLDRQIQAGYVEVMPPVLVNSDALTGTGQLPKFADESFKCANDDLWLVPTAEVPITNLYRDEVLTAESLPIYHCAYTPCFRREAGSYGKDTRGLIRLHQFNKVELVKFVHPDTSEEEHQNLVRDAEAILQALKLPYRILELCSGDIGFSAARCYDLEVWLPSAGKYREISSCSNCWDFQARRAGIRFKEAGKKGTQFVHTLNGSGLAIGRTMSAILENYQQSDGTIRIPEVLQPYLHREVL
- a CDS encoding zinc ribbon domain-containing protein, with the protein product MAYQCNLDAGQQIIIDNQGEQTAISLTSSGSGQQQSQRTSFTTGTWTSPPVLFRTSAGFVLQLTTAQGDRFVKIQGSSMGLMSAAPALTEAEALPMQPAEASTQQPVESMKPMEPMKPMEPMKMGNMEMAMKPMEMRMGDMQMSMGKSAAGDTGKRFCSQCGTGVSSSDRFCANCGHGLV
- a CDS encoding transglutaminase family protein; its protein translation is MSIKVALNHLTTYRFERPVFLGPHIVRLRPAPRCYMPVKNYSFKVHTPEHSLYWQQDPYGNFLARLIFPQATTEIKLEVDLIAEIQSINPFNFLVEPDAETYPFTYDRQLAKELIPFLEIAESGPLLQEWIATISRQETAITDFIVSLNQHLQQEITYSLRLEPGIQSCEETLSKKMGSCRDTGWLLVQVLRHCGLAARFVSGYLIQLVPEGNPPDGPKVDSAALHAWAEVYLPGAGWVGLDPTSGLLAAEGHIPLACTADPERAAPVTGSTEACETHLDYSLTVSRLN